The genomic interval GCCGTGCGGATCCTGGAGCAGTTCCCGGACGTGACCGCCGGCTACCGCGACCGTTTCCCGGTCGTGCTGCTCGACGAGTACCAGGACACCAACCCGGCCCAGAAGGTGATGCTCCAGGCCATCTGCCCGCCCGGCTCTGCCGTCACCGCCGTCGGCGACGCGCGGCAGGCGATCTTCGGGTGGCGCGGTGCTTCGATGTTCAACCTGATCGGGTTCGCATCGGACTTCCCGGCCGCCGACGGGTCCGCGGGCAAGCGGGCGTCGCTGTCGGCCAACTACAGGTCCGGACGCCGGATAGTCCACCTCGCCAACCGCGTCATCGCGTCCGTGCCCGAGGAGCGGCGTCCGGGGGACGAGTTGGTCGCCGTCCCGGCGAACGGCGAGGGCTGGGTGGGGGCCGGGCTGTTCTCCGACCAGGAGACGGAGGCGTCCTGGATCGCAGACGAAATAGAACGTCTTCACCCGGACAAGAACGGCTGGCGCGACACTGCCGTGCTGCTGCGCAGCAAGAGGTACATGGACCGGGTCGTGGCGGTGCTCGGCTCCCGGGACATCCCGGTGGAGATGCCGGAGCTGGGTGGCCTTTTGAAGATCCCGGCCGTGGTGGACACCGTTGCCTGGCTGCGGCTGCTGTCCGACCCCGGACCGTCCAGCAACCGGTGGCTGGCGCGCATCCTGATGGGTCCGCGCTTCCGCGTCCACTACAGCGACATCGCGCCCATCTCCCGCTGGGCGGCCGCGTCCAACCGCGAGCTCACCGAAGGCCTGCGGCCCGACGGGGGCCCGGAGCCGGATCCTGGGGAGGTCGCCTTCTCGCTTCTGGACGCGCTTTCGCACCTACACGAGGTGGACGGCGTGAGCGACGAGGCCCGTCCGCGGATCCGCGAGTTCGTCGAGCTTCTGTCCTCGCTGCGCGCGCAGTCGTCTCGCCCGCTGGTGGACCTGGTGCAGACGGTGGTCGAGCGGTCGGGACTGGCCGACGCACTGCTGTCGTCGTCGGCGCGGTCGGCGCCGGCGATGCACGAGAACCTGCGCAGCTTCCTCGGGGTCTGCGCCGAGTTCTCACCGCTGGAAGGCGAGCCGACGCTGGAGTCGTTTCTGGAGTTCCTTGATGCGGCCGAGGAGTCGGAGGACCCGATCCCGCTGGCGGCGTCGGCCTCCTCGGACTCGGTGAAGGTGATGACGATCCACACGGCAAAGGGCCTGGAGTTCGACAACGTTTTTGTCCCGGCGCTCGCCGCCAGCCAGAAGGTCAACAAGTGGGACGGACTGAAGCAGTACTCCGTGTTCCCGGACGTGCGAATGGCCGACCCGCTCACGTCGGCGCGCCAGCTGCCGCCGGGAATCCGTAAGGACGCCGCGCACCTGCCCGTGTTCAAGGGCAACAAGCAGAGCTACCGAAACGAGCTGCGCGAGCGCGCGATGGAGGACGAGCGCCGTCTGTTCTACGTCGCCGTCACGCGCGCCAGGCACAGGCTGTACTGCTCGGGCGCGTGGTGGTACGGCGCGCAGGATCGCAAGGGCCCGTCGGACTTCCTGGAAGAGGTCCTGGGTCACGCCGACGTCGTCGAGACGATCTGCCTGGAGGAGGCGACCGAGGACAACCCGGTCGTGGAGAAGATGCGCCGGGACCTCGTCTGGCCTCCCCCCGTCGAGGCGCCCGGGGGCCCGGGGGCCGAGTGGCTGGACAGGGCCGAGTCGCTGATCGCCGGTGGCACCGTCGCGGACGACGTGCTCGACTCGCCGGAGGCGCGGGACCTGTACGAAGAGCATGTCCGGACGATCCGCTCGCTGACTCCGATGGCTGCCGTCGACGAGCCGGCGGACATGCGTCCGAAGTCGCTGCCTGCCACGTCAGCGGTCCGCATCGCGCTCTCGAAAGAGGAGCCGGACCGTGTCCTGTCTCCGCTGCCGCGCAGGCTCACGGACGCTCAGCGCCTGGGCATCGAGATGCACGCGTGGATCGAGGAGCGGGCGCGGGGATTGGTGGGACTGGCCGACGAGGAGGCGCTCGACGAGGCCTCCCTGCCCCCGGACCCCGAGCACGTCGCCCGGATGCGCAGCAACTACGAGGACCGCTACGCCGCCAGGACCCTGGCCCGCCTGCCAGGCACGAGCGAGCCGCTGGCCGAGCTGCCGTTCATCCTCAAGGTCCGTGACGGACTGCTCGTGCGCGGTCGCATCGACGCCGTCTACGAGCGCGACGGAGGGCTCGAGGTGGTGGACTTCAAGACGGGAGCCGTCCCGCAGGAGACCGAGTGGGAACAGCTCGAGCTGTACGCGGAGGCCCTGGCGGAGCTGGGAGTGGTCACCGGCCCCGTCACCCTGACCTACGCCTACCTGGGGGCCGACCGGGATGCATCCAAGTCCTACGAGCCGCGGGGTCTTGAATGGCTGGAGCGAGGCTTGGCCACGGTGGCGCCCTGAGGGCCATGGAAGGTCCAGCCCGCTGCTCGGCCCTGGGCGCGGGCCTCACGCGTCCGCGCTGACGAGCGGCGCGAGCAGTGTTTCAGCCCAGCCGATCAGCTCACGATCACCCACGCGCCGCGCCAGCTCTAGGCTCTCGGTGGCCTGCTCCACGGCCGCGTCGCGGTCGCCGGCCTCGAGGGCGGCAGAGGCCAGGTGGTACAGGCATGCGGCGTAGCCCTGGTCGTCGCCGAATCCCGCATACAGCTCGGCGGCCTCCTCCAGGTATGGCACGCCGGCACCGTGGTCGCCGAAGTGCCACGCCACCTTGGCCAGGTTGAGTAGCACGTCGGCCACACCGTTGTCGTCGCGCAGCTCCCGGCGGATCGCCAGCACCTCGAGCAGTTCGGCCTCCGCAGCCGCGCGGTCGCCACGGTAGACATGGTTGAACGACGCGTTCATGCGCAGGATCGCCTGGCCGAGGCGGTCCTCCAACTCGACCGTCAGCTGCAGTGCCCGGTCGAAAAGCGCTTGCGCTTCGTCGAGGTCCTGGCGCGTCTGCGCCATGAGGGCCAGCTGGTTCAGGCACGACGCGGCGCCCGGCTTGAGCCCGAGGGACTCATAGGCCTCGTACGCCTGCCGTACCCACGGCTCCGCCACCTCGAGGTCGCCCTGGCGCCGCGCCATCGATGCCGCCCAGCGAAGCAGGGATGCGCGCCGTAACGGTTCGAGCTCGTCGGCACGGGCCGCGATGCGGTCCAGCCATCGGCGCCCCTCGTCCCAATACCCGCGCATCTCCCAGTACATGTAGGCGTTGCACGCGATCGTGGCGGCCAGGCCGATGTCCGTCTCGAGCGTGTGTGCCAGGGCGGCCGAGATGTTCTCGTGCTCGGCTCCGAGCACCTCGGCGGCCTCCATCGTCCGGTCGGAGTTGAAGTACTCGTCGTAGCTCACGAGCAGGTCGGCCAACCAGGTGGCGTAGGCGTGGAGGACGCCGGAAGTCTCGCCCGCGTCCGCCAGTCGCTGTGACGCGTACTCGCGGATCGTGTCGAGCATGCGGTATCTGCTACCCCTGGCGACAACGAGTGAGGCCTCCACGAGCGCGTCGAGCTCATCGCCTATACCGCAGGCCGAGGCCGCCGCCTGGCGCGTCCAGCCGCCCGCGAACACCGCCAGGCGCCGCAGGGCCGCCTGCTCATCGGACGTCAGCAGCTCGTGGCTCCAGTCGATGGTGGCCTGCAGGGTCGCGTGCCGCGGGTCGGCGGCCGCCGTCGGCAGCCGCAGGGCAGCGTCGATCCGCTCGGAAAGCACGTCCA from Actinomycetota bacterium carries:
- a CDS encoding tetratricopeptide repeat protein, with amino-acid sequence RRLLMTSPLVTVLGPGGVGKSRLGLHVARRALPAFRGVWLAELAAASQSDLVPGRVAAAVGASGSHAVDALAELFGEDEHLLVLDTCEHVAAACAELSAELLRRCPSLRIMATSRVPLRLPQEAVWTMPPMDEREVVELFRARSRVADADDAAIASICMRLDGMPLAVELAAAQAAEGRMDVLSERIDAALRLPTAAADPRHATLQATIDWSHELLTSDEQAALRRLAVFAGGWTRQAAASACGIGDELDALVEASLVVARGSRYRMLDTIREYASQRLADAGETSGVLHAYATWLADLLVSYDEYFNSDRTMEAAEVLGAEHENISAALAHTLETDIGLAATIACNAYMYWEMRGYWDEGRRWLDRIAARADELEPLRRASLLRWAASMARRQGDLEVAEPWVRQAYEAYESLGLKPGAASCLNQLALMAQTRQDLDEAQALFDRALQLTVELEDRLGQAILRMNASFNHVYRGDRAAAEAELLEVLAIRRELRDDNGVADVLLNLAKVAWHFGDHGAGVPYLEEAAELYAGFGDDQGYAACLYHLASAALEAGDRDAAVEQATESLELARRVGDRELIGWAETLLAPLVSADA
- a CDS encoding ATP-dependent DNA helicase; the protein is MTAAASEAIKAALRGYSPSPEQWETITAGLEPMSIVAGAGSGKTAVMTARIVHLLEQAVVRPSQVLGLTFTNKAAGELESRLTEALARMEPHPREHPYVTTYNAFAQDIVRTHGPRIGVDSEAGLLTQAQKWQMLQRLVDGLQVFEALELRHPLSFIPQTLELADQCANHLVDPEELREECARLLPEITDDYALTTLRKRRDFALIIQAYVDEKRRRRKIDFGDQIALAVRILEQFPDVTAGYRDRFPVVLLDEYQDTNPAQKVMLQAICPPGSAVTAVGDARQAIFGWRGASMFNLIGFASDFPAADGSAGKRASLSANYRSGRRIVHLANRVIASVPEERRPGDELVAVPANGEGWVGAGLFSDQETEASWIADEIERLHPDKNGWRDTAVLLRSKRYMDRVVAVLGSRDIPVEMPELGGLLKIPAVVDTVAWLRLLSDPGPSSNRWLARILMGPRFRVHYSDIAPISRWAAASNRELTEGLRPDGGPEPDPGEVAFSLLDALSHLHEVDGVSDEARPRIREFVELLSSLRAQSSRPLVDLVQTVVERSGLADALLSSSARSAPAMHENLRSFLGVCAEFSPLEGEPTLESFLEFLDAAEESEDPIPLAASASSDSVKVMTIHTAKGLEFDNVFVPALAASQKVNKWDGLKQYSVFPDVRMADPLTSARQLPPGIRKDAAHLPVFKGNKQSYRNELRERAMEDERRLFYVAVTRARHRLYCSGAWWYGAQDRKGPSDFLEEVLGHADVVETICLEEATEDNPVVEKMRRDLVWPPPVEAPGGPGAEWLDRAESLIAGGTVADDVLDSPEARDLYEEHVRTIRSLTPMAAVDEPADMRPKSLPATSAVRIALSKEEPDRVLSPLPRRLTDAQRLGIEMHAWIEERARGLVGLADEEALDEASLPPDPEHVARMRSNYEDRYAARTLARLPGTSEPLAELPFILKVRDGLLVRGRIDAVYERDGGLEVVDFKTGAVPQETEWEQLELYAEALAELGVVTGPVTLTYAYLGADRDASKSYEPRGLEWLERGLATVAP